A genomic segment from Hippoglossus stenolepis isolate QCI-W04-F060 chromosome 3, HSTE1.2, whole genome shotgun sequence encodes:
- the mustn1a gene encoding musculoskeletal embryonic nuclear protein 1a, with protein sequence MSQPGQEEDEQMQRPEVSDQDLTEAKGKLGGGGPAKSKTFEVMEECAKVGKAAPSVFSGARSGAETAFNTRSARPVRK encoded by the exons ATGTCTCAG CCAGGTCAGGAAGAGGATGAACAAATGCAGCGTCCTGAAGTGAGCGATCAGGATCTGACTGAGGCAAAGGGCAAACTGGGCGGTGGTGGGCCAGCAAAGAGCAAGACGTTTGAAGTAATGGAGGAGTGcg cCAAAGTGGGTAAAGCTGCTCCCTCTGTGTTCAGTGGCGCGAGGTCCGGAGCAGAGACGGCTTTCAACACACGCTCAGCTCGACCAGTCAGAAAGTAG
- the eefsec gene encoding selenocysteine-specific elongation factor isoform X1 — MSESGGDSRVKTLNFNVGVLGHVDSGKTSLARALSSTASTAAFDKNPQSRERGITLDLGFSSFTVDLPDQLRASDGQQPYDSLQFTLVDCPGHASLIRTIIGGAQIIDLMMLVVDVVKGIQTQTAECLLIGELTCPRMVVVLNKIDLLPPNKRQSAIEKMTKRLHKTLETTRFKECPVIAVAAKPGGPEAPDTDEPQGLPQLIELLKKQTYLPQRDPAGDLLMAVDHCFSIRGQGTVMTGTILQGSLAINDTVEIPALKVTKKIKSVQMFRKPVSGAMQGDRVGVCVTQFDPKLLERGVVCTQGSLHTFYAAVISVRKIGYFKGSLATRAKFHITMGHETVMAKVTFFGLPPVVASESPAETKAPPSLPCSLETPFTCDRQYLYQDEYVTGQGESSSGPDPEQWALLEFERPVTCPSLCLVIGSKLDRDINANACRLAFQGRLLQGFEDKSYAETALPHLHIYKTKHKEGQVERVSDDYTVIGRNLFKKETNLQLFVGLKVTLSTGESGVIEGGFGQSGKFKIRIQEGLHPETKQLLSSTSKKKGKGGSKSSPGNEEESKADSQPVGIHLHFKRYIFDPHKKMVQS, encoded by the exons ATGTCAGAGTCCGGGGGCGACAGCCGCGTTAAAACGTTGAATTTTAACGTCGGGGTGCTCGGACATGTCGACAGCGGGAAGACGTCGCTGGCCCGGGCGCTGAGCAGCACCGCCTCCACGGCCGCCTTCGACAAGAACCCGCAGTCCCGCGAGAGGGGCATCACGCTGGACCTCGGCTTCTCCTCCTTCACGGTGGATCTGCCCGATCAGCTGCGGGCCAGCGACGGACAGCAGCCGTACGACAGCCTGCAGTTCACCCTGGTGGACTGTCCGGGACACGCCTCCCTCATCCGCACCATCATTGGAG GTGCCCAAATCATTGACCTGATGATGCTGGTGGTGGATGTGGTGAAGGGGATACAGACTCAGACGGCAGAGTGTCTCCTGATAGGAGAGCTGACCTGCCCTCGCATGGTGGTCGTCCTGAACAAGATTGACCTCCTGCCACCCAACAAAAGACAGAGCGCCATTGAGAAGATGACCAAGAGACTGCACAAAACACTGGAGACCACAAG ATTTAAGGAATGTCCCGTGATTGCTGTGGCAGCAAAGCCCGGGGGCCCAGAGGCCCCTGACACAGACGAGCCACAGGGATTGCCCCAGTTAATAGAG CTCCTGAAGAAGCAGACGTACCTCCCTCAGAGAGACCCTGCAGGTGACCTTCTGATGGCTGTGGACCATTGCTTCTCCATCCGTGGTCAGGGAACCGTCATGACCGGCACCATCCTGCAAGGGTCGTTGGCCATCAACGACACTGTGGAAATCCCAGCACTGAAG GTGACCAAGAAGATCAAATCGGTGCAGATGTTTCGGAAGCCAGTGTCGGGGGCAATGCAGGGGGAtcgtgtgggcgtgtgtgtgacacagtttGACCCTAAACTGTTGGAGCGGGGTGTGGTGTGCACCCAAGGGTCCCTGCACACATTCTATGCAGCTGTCATCTCTGTCAGGAAGATAGGCTACTTCAAGGGTTCTCTTGCCACCCGTGCCAAGTTCCACATCACCATGGGTCACGAGACAGTCATGGCGAAGGTTACCTTTTTTGGCCTGCCACCTGTAGTTGCCTCCGAGTCCCCAGCCGAAACTAAAGCACCTCCATCACTGCCCTGCTCTCTTGAAACTCCTTTCACCTGTGACAGGCAGTACCTCTACCAGGATGAGTATGTCACAGGTCAGGGAGAGTCGAGTTCAGGACCTGACCCAGAGCAATGGGCCTTGTTAGAGTTTGAGCGGCCTGTCACATGTCCTTCCCTCTGCCTTGTGATTGGCTCCAAGCTGGACAGAGACATCAATGCCAATGCATGTCGGTTAGCCTTCCAAGGCCGTCTGTTACAGGGGTTTGAAGATAAAAGCTATGCAGAGACTGCCCTGCCTCATCTGCACATCTACAAGACCAAACACAAGGAGGGACAGGTGGAGAGG GTGAGTGATGACTACACTGTGATTGGCCGCAACCTGTTCAAGAAGGAGACCAACCTCCAGCTCTTTGTGGGGTTGAAGGTCACACTGTCGACGGGCGAGAGCGGCGTTATCGAGGGTGGGTTTGGACAGAGCGGGAAGTTCAAGATTCGGATACAAG AGGGTCTTCACCCGGAAACCAAGCAGCTGTTATCCTCCACCTctaagaagaaaggaaaaggtgGAAGCAAAAGTAGTCCAGGAAATGAAGAGGAGTCCAAAGCAGATTCTCAGCCTGTTGGCATCCACTTACATTTTAAACGTTATATCTTTGATCCCCACAAAAAGATGGTGCAGTCCTGA
- the eefsec gene encoding selenocysteine-specific elongation factor isoform X3 — MSESGGDSRVKTLNFNVGVLGHVDSGKTSLARALSSTASTAAFDKNPQSRERGITLDLGFSSFTVDLPDQLRASDGQQPYDSLQFTLVDCPGHASLIRTIIGGAQIIDLMMLVVDVVKGIQTQTAECLLIGELTCPRMVVVLNKIDLLPPNKRQSAIEKMTKRLHKTLETTRFKECPVIAVAAKPGGPEAPDTDEPQGLPQLIELLKKQTYLPQRDPAGDLLMAVDHCFSIRGQGTVMTGTILQGSLAINDTVEIPALKVTKKIKSVQMFRKPVSGAMQGDRVGVCVTQFDPKLLERGVVCTQGSLHTFYAAVISVRKIGYFKGSLATRAKFHITMGHETVMAKVTFFGLPPVVASESPAETKAPPSLPCSLETPFTCDRQYLYQDEYVTGQGESSSGPDPEQWALLEFERPVTCPSLCLVIGSKLDRDINANACRLAFQGRLLQGFEDKSYAETALPHLHIYKTKHKEGQVERVSDDYTVIGRNLFKKETNLQLFVGLKVTLSTGESGVIEGGFGQSGKFKIRIQV, encoded by the exons ATGTCAGAGTCCGGGGGCGACAGCCGCGTTAAAACGTTGAATTTTAACGTCGGGGTGCTCGGACATGTCGACAGCGGGAAGACGTCGCTGGCCCGGGCGCTGAGCAGCACCGCCTCCACGGCCGCCTTCGACAAGAACCCGCAGTCCCGCGAGAGGGGCATCACGCTGGACCTCGGCTTCTCCTCCTTCACGGTGGATCTGCCCGATCAGCTGCGGGCCAGCGACGGACAGCAGCCGTACGACAGCCTGCAGTTCACCCTGGTGGACTGTCCGGGACACGCCTCCCTCATCCGCACCATCATTGGAG GTGCCCAAATCATTGACCTGATGATGCTGGTGGTGGATGTGGTGAAGGGGATACAGACTCAGACGGCAGAGTGTCTCCTGATAGGAGAGCTGACCTGCCCTCGCATGGTGGTCGTCCTGAACAAGATTGACCTCCTGCCACCCAACAAAAGACAGAGCGCCATTGAGAAGATGACCAAGAGACTGCACAAAACACTGGAGACCACAAG ATTTAAGGAATGTCCCGTGATTGCTGTGGCAGCAAAGCCCGGGGGCCCAGAGGCCCCTGACACAGACGAGCCACAGGGATTGCCCCAGTTAATAGAG CTCCTGAAGAAGCAGACGTACCTCCCTCAGAGAGACCCTGCAGGTGACCTTCTGATGGCTGTGGACCATTGCTTCTCCATCCGTGGTCAGGGAACCGTCATGACCGGCACCATCCTGCAAGGGTCGTTGGCCATCAACGACACTGTGGAAATCCCAGCACTGAAG GTGACCAAGAAGATCAAATCGGTGCAGATGTTTCGGAAGCCAGTGTCGGGGGCAATGCAGGGGGAtcgtgtgggcgtgtgtgtgacacagtttGACCCTAAACTGTTGGAGCGGGGTGTGGTGTGCACCCAAGGGTCCCTGCACACATTCTATGCAGCTGTCATCTCTGTCAGGAAGATAGGCTACTTCAAGGGTTCTCTTGCCACCCGTGCCAAGTTCCACATCACCATGGGTCACGAGACAGTCATGGCGAAGGTTACCTTTTTTGGCCTGCCACCTGTAGTTGCCTCCGAGTCCCCAGCCGAAACTAAAGCACCTCCATCACTGCCCTGCTCTCTTGAAACTCCTTTCACCTGTGACAGGCAGTACCTCTACCAGGATGAGTATGTCACAGGTCAGGGAGAGTCGAGTTCAGGACCTGACCCAGAGCAATGGGCCTTGTTAGAGTTTGAGCGGCCTGTCACATGTCCTTCCCTCTGCCTTGTGATTGGCTCCAAGCTGGACAGAGACATCAATGCCAATGCATGTCGGTTAGCCTTCCAAGGCCGTCTGTTACAGGGGTTTGAAGATAAAAGCTATGCAGAGACTGCCCTGCCTCATCTGCACATCTACAAGACCAAACACAAGGAGGGACAGGTGGAGAGG GTGAGTGATGACTACACTGTGATTGGCCGCAACCTGTTCAAGAAGGAGACCAACCTCCAGCTCTTTGTGGGGTTGAAGGTCACACTGTCGACGGGCGAGAGCGGCGTTATCGAGGGTGGGTTTGGACAGAGCGGGAAGTTCAAGATTCGGATACAAG
- the ruvbl1 gene encoding ruvB-like 1 — MKIEEVKSTTKTQRIASHSHVKGLGLDEAGNAKPTACGLVGQEAAREACGIIVELIRSKKMAGRAVLLAGPPGTGKTALALAIAQDLGNKVPFCPMVGSEVYSFEIKKTEVLMENFRRAIGLRIKETKEVYEGEVTELSPCETENPMGGYGKTISHVIIGLKTGKGTKQLKLDPSIYESLQKERVEAGDVIYIEANSGAVKRQGRCDTYATEFDLEAEEYVPLPKGDVHKKKEIVQDVTLHDLDIANARPQGGQDILSMMGQLMKPKKTEITDKLRNEINKVVNRYIDQGVAELVPGVLFVDEVHMLDIECFTYLHRALESTIAPIVVFASNRGNCLIRGTEDISSPHGIPLDLLDRVMIIRTMLYTPQELKQIVKIRAQTEGITISEEALSHLAEIGTKTTLRYAVQLLTPASLLGRVQGKESVEREQVEEINELFYDAKSSAKILQDQHHKFMK, encoded by the exons ATGAAGATCGAGGAGGTGAAGAGCACCACGAAAACTCAGCGGATCGCCTCCCACAGTCATGTCAAAGGACTCGGGCTAGACGAGGCCGGGAATGCTAAACCGACCGCGTGTGGTCTGGTCGGCCAGGAGGCTGCAAGAGAG GCTTGTGGCATCATTGTTGAGCTCATTCGCTCAAAGAAGATGGCAGGACGGGCAGTGTTACTGGCGGGGCCACCCGGTACAGGAAAG ACTGCTCTGGCCCTGGCTATAGCGCAAGACCTGGGAAACAAGGTGCCCTTCTGTCCTATGGTCGGCAGTGAGGTCTACTCATTTGAAATTAAGAAAACAGAAGTACTGATGGAAAACTTCAGGAGGGCCATTG GACTGCGTATCAAAGAGACCAAGGAGGTATATGAGGGGGAGGTGACGGAGCTGAGCCCCTGTGAGACAGAGAATCCCATGGGCGGCTACGGGAAAACCATCAGCCACGTCATCATCGGTCTGAAGACGGGCAAAGGCACAAAGCAGCTCAAG CTGGATCCTAGTATTTATGAGAGTCTACAGAAAGAGCGTGTGGAAGCGGGAGACGTCATCTACATTGAAGCAAACAGTGGAGCTGTCAAG AGACAAGGTCGTTGTGACACATATGCGACAGAGTTTGATCTGGAGGCAGAGGAGTACGTGCCGCTGCCCAAAGGGGACGTCCACAAAAAGAAGGAGATAGTCCAAGACGTGACTCTGCACGACCTGGACATCGCAAATGCCAGACCCCAG GGAGGACAGGACATTCTCTCCATGATGGGACAACTGATGAAGccaaaaaagacagaaatcacag aTAAGCTGCGTAATGAGATCAACAAGGTGGTGAATCGCTACATTGACCAGGGCGTAGCTGAGCTCGTACCTGGTGTGCTGTTCGTGGACGAGGTTCACATGCTGGACATCGAATGCTTCACCTACCTCCATCGAGCGCTCGAGAGCACCATCGCGCCCATAGTTGTGTTTGCCTCGAACAGGGGAAACTGTTTAATCAG agggacagaggacatCAGCTCTCCACATGGGATCCCTCTGGACTTACTGGACAGAGTCATGATAATCCGCACCATGTTGTACACACCACAGGAGTTGAAGCAG ATCGTCAAGATCCGTGCCCAGACTGAGGGCATCACCATTAGTGAGGAAGCACTTTCACACCTGGCAGAGATCGGCACAAAGACCACGCTCAG gtaCGCTGTGCAGCTGCTGACACCAGCCAGTCTGCTGGGCCGTGTTCAGGGGAAAGAGAGCGTGGAGagggagcaggtggaggagatcAACGAGCTGTTCTACGACGCCAAGTCCTCCGCAAAAATCCTCCAAGACCAACATCACAAgtttatgaaataa
- the eefsec gene encoding selenocysteine-specific elongation factor isoform X2 gives MSESGGDSRVKTLNFNVGVLGHVDSGKTSLARALSSTASTAAFDKNPQSRERGITLDLGFSSFTVDLPDQLRASDGQQPYDSLQFTLVDCPGHASLIRTIIGGAQIIDLMMLVVDVVKGIQTQTAECLLIGELTCPRMVVVLNKIDLLPPNKRQSAIEKMTKRLHKTLETTRFKECPVIAVAAKPGGPEAPDTDEPQGLPQLIELLKKQTYLPQRDPAGDLLMAVDHCFSIRGQGTVMTGTILQGSLAINDTVEIPALKVTKKIKSVQMFRKPVSGAMQGDRVGVCVTQFDPKLLERGVVCTQGSLHTFYAAVISVRKIGYFKGSLATRAKFHITMGHETVMAKVTFFGLPPVVASESPAETKAPPSLPCSLETPFTCDRQYLYQDEYVTGQGESSSGPDPEQWALLEFERPVTCPSLCLVIGSKLDRDINANACRLAFQGRLLQGFEDKSYAETALPHLHIYKTKHKEGQVERVSDDYTVIGRNLFKKETNLQLFVGLKVTLSTGESGVIEGGFGQSGKFKIRIQGSSSVRLRMKFEQIEETRCWLARVRMNQKKPRSIRQRLDKQLRYFDQLHQEDEDIS, from the exons ATGTCAGAGTCCGGGGGCGACAGCCGCGTTAAAACGTTGAATTTTAACGTCGGGGTGCTCGGACATGTCGACAGCGGGAAGACGTCGCTGGCCCGGGCGCTGAGCAGCACCGCCTCCACGGCCGCCTTCGACAAGAACCCGCAGTCCCGCGAGAGGGGCATCACGCTGGACCTCGGCTTCTCCTCCTTCACGGTGGATCTGCCCGATCAGCTGCGGGCCAGCGACGGACAGCAGCCGTACGACAGCCTGCAGTTCACCCTGGTGGACTGTCCGGGACACGCCTCCCTCATCCGCACCATCATTGGAG GTGCCCAAATCATTGACCTGATGATGCTGGTGGTGGATGTGGTGAAGGGGATACAGACTCAGACGGCAGAGTGTCTCCTGATAGGAGAGCTGACCTGCCCTCGCATGGTGGTCGTCCTGAACAAGATTGACCTCCTGCCACCCAACAAAAGACAGAGCGCCATTGAGAAGATGACCAAGAGACTGCACAAAACACTGGAGACCACAAG ATTTAAGGAATGTCCCGTGATTGCTGTGGCAGCAAAGCCCGGGGGCCCAGAGGCCCCTGACACAGACGAGCCACAGGGATTGCCCCAGTTAATAGAG CTCCTGAAGAAGCAGACGTACCTCCCTCAGAGAGACCCTGCAGGTGACCTTCTGATGGCTGTGGACCATTGCTTCTCCATCCGTGGTCAGGGAACCGTCATGACCGGCACCATCCTGCAAGGGTCGTTGGCCATCAACGACACTGTGGAAATCCCAGCACTGAAG GTGACCAAGAAGATCAAATCGGTGCAGATGTTTCGGAAGCCAGTGTCGGGGGCAATGCAGGGGGAtcgtgtgggcgtgtgtgtgacacagtttGACCCTAAACTGTTGGAGCGGGGTGTGGTGTGCACCCAAGGGTCCCTGCACACATTCTATGCAGCTGTCATCTCTGTCAGGAAGATAGGCTACTTCAAGGGTTCTCTTGCCACCCGTGCCAAGTTCCACATCACCATGGGTCACGAGACAGTCATGGCGAAGGTTACCTTTTTTGGCCTGCCACCTGTAGTTGCCTCCGAGTCCCCAGCCGAAACTAAAGCACCTCCATCACTGCCCTGCTCTCTTGAAACTCCTTTCACCTGTGACAGGCAGTACCTCTACCAGGATGAGTATGTCACAGGTCAGGGAGAGTCGAGTTCAGGACCTGACCCAGAGCAATGGGCCTTGTTAGAGTTTGAGCGGCCTGTCACATGTCCTTCCCTCTGCCTTGTGATTGGCTCCAAGCTGGACAGAGACATCAATGCCAATGCATGTCGGTTAGCCTTCCAAGGCCGTCTGTTACAGGGGTTTGAAGATAAAAGCTATGCAGAGACTGCCCTGCCTCATCTGCACATCTACAAGACCAAACACAAGGAGGGACAGGTGGAGAGG GTGAGTGATGACTACACTGTGATTGGCCGCAACCTGTTCAAGAAGGAGACCAACCTCCAGCTCTTTGTGGGGTTGAAGGTCACACTGTCGACGGGCGAGAGCGGCGTTATCGAGGGTGGGTTTGGACAGAGCGGGAAGTTCAAGATTCGGATACAAG GAAGCAGCTCAGTACGACTGAGAATGAAGTTTGAGCAGATAGAGGAGACACGATGTTGGCTTGCACGTGTCAGGATGAACCAGAAGAAGCCACGAAGCATAAGACAGCGACTCGACAAGCAACTGAGATATTTTGATCAGTTACATCAGGAGGATGAAGACATCAGTTGA
- the eefsec gene encoding selenocysteine-specific elongation factor isoform X4 has protein sequence MMLVVDVVKGIQTQTAECLLIGELTCPRMVVVLNKIDLLPPNKRQSAIEKMTKRLHKTLETTRFKECPVIAVAAKPGGPEAPDTDEPQGLPQLIELLKKQTYLPQRDPAGDLLMAVDHCFSIRGQGTVMTGTILQGSLAINDTVEIPALKVTKKIKSVQMFRKPVSGAMQGDRVGVCVTQFDPKLLERGVVCTQGSLHTFYAAVISVRKIGYFKGSLATRAKFHITMGHETVMAKVTFFGLPPVVASESPAETKAPPSLPCSLETPFTCDRQYLYQDEYVTGQGESSSGPDPEQWALLEFERPVTCPSLCLVIGSKLDRDINANACRLAFQGRLLQGFEDKSYAETALPHLHIYKTKHKEGQVERVSDDYTVIGRNLFKKETNLQLFVGLKVTLSTGESGVIEGGFGQSGKFKIRIQEGLHPETKQLLSSTSKKKGKGGSKSSPGNEEESKADSQPVGIHLHFKRYIFDPHKKMVQS, from the exons ATGATGCTGGTGGTGGATGTGGTGAAGGGGATACAGACTCAGACGGCAGAGTGTCTCCTGATAGGAGAGCTGACCTGCCCTCGCATGGTGGTCGTCCTGAACAAGATTGACCTCCTGCCACCCAACAAAAGACAGAGCGCCATTGAGAAGATGACCAAGAGACTGCACAAAACACTGGAGACCACAAG ATTTAAGGAATGTCCCGTGATTGCTGTGGCAGCAAAGCCCGGGGGCCCAGAGGCCCCTGACACAGACGAGCCACAGGGATTGCCCCAGTTAATAGAG CTCCTGAAGAAGCAGACGTACCTCCCTCAGAGAGACCCTGCAGGTGACCTTCTGATGGCTGTGGACCATTGCTTCTCCATCCGTGGTCAGGGAACCGTCATGACCGGCACCATCCTGCAAGGGTCGTTGGCCATCAACGACACTGTGGAAATCCCAGCACTGAAG GTGACCAAGAAGATCAAATCGGTGCAGATGTTTCGGAAGCCAGTGTCGGGGGCAATGCAGGGGGAtcgtgtgggcgtgtgtgtgacacagtttGACCCTAAACTGTTGGAGCGGGGTGTGGTGTGCACCCAAGGGTCCCTGCACACATTCTATGCAGCTGTCATCTCTGTCAGGAAGATAGGCTACTTCAAGGGTTCTCTTGCCACCCGTGCCAAGTTCCACATCACCATGGGTCACGAGACAGTCATGGCGAAGGTTACCTTTTTTGGCCTGCCACCTGTAGTTGCCTCCGAGTCCCCAGCCGAAACTAAAGCACCTCCATCACTGCCCTGCTCTCTTGAAACTCCTTTCACCTGTGACAGGCAGTACCTCTACCAGGATGAGTATGTCACAGGTCAGGGAGAGTCGAGTTCAGGACCTGACCCAGAGCAATGGGCCTTGTTAGAGTTTGAGCGGCCTGTCACATGTCCTTCCCTCTGCCTTGTGATTGGCTCCAAGCTGGACAGAGACATCAATGCCAATGCATGTCGGTTAGCCTTCCAAGGCCGTCTGTTACAGGGGTTTGAAGATAAAAGCTATGCAGAGACTGCCCTGCCTCATCTGCACATCTACAAGACCAAACACAAGGAGGGACAGGTGGAGAGG GTGAGTGATGACTACACTGTGATTGGCCGCAACCTGTTCAAGAAGGAGACCAACCTCCAGCTCTTTGTGGGGTTGAAGGTCACACTGTCGACGGGCGAGAGCGGCGTTATCGAGGGTGGGTTTGGACAGAGCGGGAAGTTCAAGATTCGGATACAAG AGGGTCTTCACCCGGAAACCAAGCAGCTGTTATCCTCCACCTctaagaagaaaggaaaaggtgGAAGCAAAAGTAGTCCAGGAAATGAAGAGGAGTCCAAAGCAGATTCTCAGCCTGTTGGCATCCACTTACATTTTAAACGTTATATCTTTGATCCCCACAAAAAGATGGTGCAGTCCTGA